The segment CCAGGACGGTCGCAGGCACCGCGGACCTGACGGCGTTCTGCGAAGACCTCAACCGCACCTTTCAGGGCCTGCACCTGATCCACGCACCGCGGGTCACCCTGGACGGGGACATCGCCTCCGCGCACATCCAGTTCACCTTCGAGGCGCACCGCGCGCACGACCTCGGTTTCGATCAGACGTCGGTGACGGACGCCTACAGCGTGTTGTACGTCCGAACCACGGCCGGCTGGCGGATGAAGCGCCGAGTGGAGCGCGCGATGAACCGCAACAGCAGAACCGCCCACCCCGGCAGCTTCGCCCTGCGACCCGTGTGAGGGTCAGCGCATCGACGGGAACGGCGGCAGAGCCGGGGTGAACAGCCAGTCCTGCCAGATGTCGCCGAGCGGTGCCTTCGTGAAGGTCGACGCCAGGGCGATGAAGTCCTCGGTGGTGACGCAGCGGTAGGCGTACTTCTCGGTCCACCGGCGGATGAGCGC is part of the Gordonia phthalatica genome and harbors:
- a CDS encoding nuclear transport factor 2 family protein, whose protein sequence is MSDIETRLRLVEDRLEILNLEGLYAETWDFGDADGWAALFTDDGVFEMLSPTGEVTRTVAGTADLTAFCEDLNRTFQGLHLIHAPRVTLDGDIASAHIQFTFEAHRAHDLGFDQTSVTDAYSVLYVRTTAGWRMKRRVERAMNRNSRTAHPGSFALRPV